In Amycolatopsis solani, a single window of DNA contains:
- a CDS encoding glycoside hydrolase family 13 protein, whose product MDANWWRDAVVYEVYVRSFADSDGDGTGDLAGLRSRLGYLAELGIDAVWTTPWYRSPMVDGGYDVEDHREVDPLFGSDYDVPELVAEAHRLGLRVLIDVVPNHTSDHHRWFRAALAAGPGSPERARYHFRPGRGPGGERPPTDWRAVFGGPAWTRVADGEWYLHLFAPEQPDLNWDHPGVRAEFEDLLRFWFARGVDGVRIDVAHGLLKDPAFPDLGHDEEGIVQPPDRGAHPHWDLDGVHDVYRAWRKVAGEFGPDRVFVAEAWVDRPDRLARYVRPDELHTAFNFDFLRCDWDAGALREVIDRTLEALGAVGAPATWVLSNHDVVRHVTRFGGPRRARAAVLLMLALPGGAYLYQGEELGLEEIEDLPEEVLADPTWERSGHTRRGRDGCRVPLPWSGSAPPFGFTGGDAPTWLPQPAHWRTLTAEAQAADPGSMLCLYRAALAARREHPALGDGTMTWLPARDGVLSFSREPGFRCVVNLSAEPYELPDGARVLLASEPLDDGRVPTDGAVWLAGS is encoded by the coding sequence ATGGACGCGAATTGGTGGCGGGACGCCGTGGTTTACGAGGTCTACGTACGCAGCTTCGCCGACTCGGACGGCGACGGCACCGGCGATCTCGCCGGGCTGCGTTCCCGGCTGGGGTACCTGGCCGAGCTGGGGATCGACGCCGTGTGGACCACGCCGTGGTACCGCTCGCCGATGGTCGACGGCGGGTACGACGTCGAAGACCACCGCGAGGTCGACCCGCTGTTCGGCAGCGACTACGACGTGCCGGAACTGGTCGCCGAAGCGCACCGGCTCGGGCTGCGGGTGCTGATCGACGTCGTGCCGAACCACACCTCCGACCACCACCGCTGGTTCCGGGCCGCGCTGGCCGCCGGGCCCGGCTCGCCCGAACGCGCGCGCTACCACTTCCGGCCGGGCCGCGGCCCCGGCGGCGAGCGGCCGCCGACCGACTGGCGCGCCGTCTTCGGCGGGCCCGCCTGGACCCGGGTGGCCGACGGCGAGTGGTACCTGCACCTGTTCGCGCCGGAGCAGCCCGACCTGAACTGGGACCACCCCGGGGTCCGGGCCGAATTCGAGGACCTGCTGCGGTTCTGGTTCGCCCGCGGCGTCGACGGCGTCCGCATCGACGTCGCCCACGGCCTGCTCAAGGACCCGGCGTTCCCCGACCTCGGCCACGACGAGGAGGGGATCGTGCAGCCGCCGGACCGCGGCGCGCACCCGCACTGGGACCTCGACGGCGTCCACGACGTCTACCGCGCGTGGCGGAAGGTCGCCGGCGAGTTCGGCCCGGACCGGGTGTTCGTCGCCGAGGCGTGGGTCGACCGGCCGGACCGCCTCGCGCGGTACGTCCGCCCGGACGAGCTGCACACCGCGTTCAACTTCGACTTCCTCCGCTGCGACTGGGACGCCGGTGCCCTGCGCGAGGTGATCGACCGGACGCTCGAAGCACTCGGCGCGGTCGGCGCGCCCGCGACGTGGGTGCTGTCCAACCACGACGTCGTCCGGCACGTGACGCGCTTCGGCGGCCCGCGCCGGGCCCGGGCCGCGGTGCTGCTCATGCTCGCGCTGCCCGGCGGCGCCTACCTTTACCAGGGCGAGGAGCTCGGGCTGGAGGAGATCGAGGACCTGCCGGAGGAGGTGCTCGCCGACCCGACGTGGGAGCGTTCCGGCCACACCCGCCGCGGCCGCGACGGTTGCCGCGTGCCGCTGCCGTGGTCGGGCTCGGCGCCGCCGTTCGGCTTCACCGGCGGCGACGCACCGACGTGGCTGCCGCAGCCCGCGCACTGGCGGACGCTGACCGCCGAGGCGCAGGCGGCCGACCCGGGGTCGATGCTCTGCCTGTACCGCGCCGCGCTGGCCGCGCGCCGCGAGCACCCGGCGCTGGGCGACGGGACGATGACGTGGCTGCCCGCCCGCGACGGCGTGCTGTCCTTCTCGCGCGAGCCCGGCTTCCGGTGCGTGGTGAACCTGTCCGCCGAGCCGTACGAGCTGCCGGACGGGGCTCGGGTGCTGCTCGCGAGCGAACCGCTCGACGACGGCCGCGTACCCACCGACGGCGCGGTGTGGCTCGCCGGGAGTTGA
- a CDS encoding class I SAM-dependent methyltransferase: MTWEWDATLYAGSAAHYARGRLPYPAALGAAFAAELGLDGSGRLLDVGCGPGSLTSVLAPYFAEAVGLDADADMLREAARPGTANCRWVHRRAEELPAGLGEFRLVTFAQSFHWLDRPRVAAAVRGMLAPGGVLAHVHAATHGGAESSVPRAAIAELVRRYLGPVRRAGQGSLPGGTPGGEAEIYRAAGFAGPRRFEVPGPAVTRGVDEVVDAVFSLSYSAPHLFGDRRTEFEAELRRLLWAASPDGTFSERFRELAVDVWAPVTRGC, translated from the coding sequence GTGACCTGGGAGTGGGACGCGACCCTGTACGCCGGCAGCGCGGCGCACTACGCGCGCGGCCGCCTCCCGTACCCGGCGGCGCTCGGCGCGGCGTTCGCCGCCGAGCTGGGGCTGGACGGCTCGGGGCGGCTGCTCGACGTCGGCTGCGGGCCGGGCTCGCTGACGTCGGTGCTGGCGCCGTACTTCGCCGAAGCGGTCGGGCTCGACGCGGACGCGGACATGCTCCGCGAAGCGGCCCGGCCCGGCACCGCGAACTGCCGCTGGGTGCACCGGCGGGCCGAGGAGCTGCCGGCCGGGCTCGGGGAGTTCCGGCTGGTGACGTTCGCCCAGTCGTTCCACTGGCTGGACCGGCCGCGGGTCGCGGCGGCGGTCCGCGGGATGCTGGCCCCCGGCGGCGTCCTCGCCCACGTCCACGCCGCGACGCACGGAGGCGCCGAAAGCTCCGTCCCGCGGGCGGCGATCGCCGAGCTGGTCCGCCGGTACCTCGGCCCGGTGCGGCGCGCGGGCCAGGGCTCCCTGCCCGGCGGCACTCCCGGCGGCGAAGCGGAGATCTACCGCGCCGCGGGGTTCGCCGGACCGCGGCGGTTCGAGGTCCCGGGCCCAGCGGTCACCCGCGGCGTGGACGAGGTCGTCGACGCCGTCTTCTCGCTGTCCTACTCGGCGCCCCACCTCTTCGGCGACCGCCGCACGGAGTTCGAGGCCGAGCTCCGGCGGTTGCTGTGGGCGGCGAGCCCGGACGGCACCTTCAGCGAACGGTTCCGCGAGCTCGCCGTCGACGTCTGGGCGCCGGTCACCAGGGGTTGTTGA